One window from the genome of Sardina pilchardus chromosome 12, fSarPil1.1, whole genome shotgun sequence encodes:
- the LOC134098501 gene encoding apolipoprotein B-100-like, whose translation MGDTKLCLVLLLSAVALALAKRYKPLHKYEFLYEAESLNFLNGAVNGPKGSCKVEIDVPGPCQYIVRTTECTLSEVADFDAAGEPVFAPAATTDAFKAAMEKNPLKVTVEGDNIIKLFPEDDEPVNILNIKRGMISGFAVPVLEEERNKRMPTIYGLCKTDYTVNAREDIATDVTLTRDLSRCDHFHPVSDYTSPLALITGMHYPLAQLIKSTQTCNYKFDNAEHHPVFGECLENHILVPFSHKGKHGVTNVSKQKATLLAVSEYSDSVFEPVLANEQTLTPHASVDKSPIQDKDAALALLRELAGLSKTDDGQKRAHLAHRIVSMVRKMSAETLAAGVPEALEISRSLTYQALFQCGTPECSSAIMQILRTFDSSSMEIDATVYAMGLMPNPTRQLVHDMLEMAKFKQSKPIFYGASNAVKKLYQAEGKVTPEIEAVANFALEQIGDCTGDQEHIFMSLKVIGNMAAAMGAASPALKSAVVQCVNQPAASPEVQLAAIQAYRQTALPEEGREVLMQVLLDGAAPLQKRVAAYLVLMKDPQPSELSQLAAALPIEENQQAKSFVISHVTNILSSTAPETQELRQKILDALQGNEVGTVMDPTKFSRNYKVGSLEGNMIFDGASYLPKEVVLDMALNAFGYDVDMIEVGMEGKGLEPTVEALFGANGFFPDTVMKTIYYAADRMPGHFSQTLKNILPSLRNDRKKRQSSQNLLRELSRNVNKLFRDLKAQDAPEAMVYLRLLGMELGYLKTKDMEEMAYSAAMMIDNLLKMFPTDFIKGLLTSADNELFAHYIFMDNEFYLPTGPGVPLRVALSGTFTPGIKGGVHLSSDMSEVAFMPSAGIEFVTEVGAHFPDFVQSGLEMHTNIYHESGLKAKVSVSNNNIKLTIPAPQGPAKLVSLTNSLVSVHGAEIKTIPTTGERVDVTECTPVFAGVKYCTALQYSDAMNTDESPYFPFTGASKLAIELHPTGEVSEYVANIDHSYEDKTDKVTLTLKAEGAAAEATATVKFNRQQYTVEADLQIPDYDLEVGLRLGSVDPNTKGKATHSVQIDLVNKNIPQASLVALAKIEGMKDATLDLQLLVPVLKADAKVSAHLHRAEGLTLELETDVKLPETSSAQKIVLKYDADKLEAEIKSDVSSEIQNIIPHIDEVKASVNGLLAAQIGQSGMTFGDVLAKSVETTNAYLEKLEAELPYVQNVRLPSLPELSLPERLYLNAEADAKYHFGKHYYTIAIPLPLGGKSSGDLNFPAALTTPHLTVPQLGLEVASIDIPLPEVFVPEHVSVSVPVLGKAEVSAKVHSNLYNLEADVSAGRDPVDHPSYSANVAVTGSCPVDIFCFKAEASALLAGTPDDSLKAEVKTHVHHKLIDASVSVVEVATIADKFNLKSNSKIEATSPLGVQVSLEYHGDAGLNTEEISGNGNLAASLRAGPVYGDASISQTIEFFPFKPEAKIDSSLKIDSTLAKAQNTFVAVFANGELSATSNTAAFDDTLLHHAEVTIKDSTLAVKSDTKADALGLKIQNVAEASAGAGVVNIKMETSADHAEDRIHSLVTAVLDVNGLAVNSDADVKLADNTATHKASLTLNKDGLNTNGATSLQSPLKLENTFSGTVDASKVDLNIDIKGEFADMKVANAMSLTGTPASIAFKTNAEAFVIEGTSYTHSIVLDVHDYTASLNINNDLKVLHANLENHAELKAEAYKADLTGSLKAAYGEQELKHTYEVKYADLTANAKCSTTGMLLGSHLSQNTEVFVPGLAIKITNDARLNSPVLRFDTTTRATAVPFSFNLDAIANADADLTMHGKHTAQVYTKFLMKAEPLAFAHSHECRVSTSQNLDNGVSIETVLDNKIETLLTPSDQKAHVTLKTKFNNHAVNEEVSVYNNPERLGLEVSGAILTSLLNTADSENQEFAVSGFLKYDKSTSSHVIHLPFVESVPALLEDLKITIVSIAEALQTIITREDLVNKLESIPQHISDFVKELNVEGRAIQLKQDLLSLSREYAITLEDLEATLMNLRAALEKLLTDLAARINDTVRVTKELITSGALSEAVVKRLTEQLNALNEEYDFNAMLVAVIELVEDLIKQIDLMKLKDSSIALLHDLDSQYAIKAKLEERVSELKQMISSFSLAQFAEDLKSLVLSIDIEGLTNQLVAQIPTEQINKIVDTVKSLVTELDIIGKLNAVYANVKTALVKYELDKRIEAILEKVVELIQKFKIDETIQVVADTLKAIHIPVALEDAINYLKATEIKQAIEHLNEYLDAFVQSVKSFDYNAFVDHANEKIAAYTGELNTLIASLEIPQKVEAAREFVNYALSTLSGLLEELRGIKAADVVKSVKDIIDTVALNDIRALVAKLPEVDLRAEIEHYLQVVSSVYTKVMDIVIETFGGVVDAIQTLAADQAIIGQLKQVVEGVATGLKASLAHLQDILPTQIDLPEFTILGFHTVPAMTITYDDIKQKVIQLIDFIVNYEITFVDVDAFFGELSMNYLPDLSAISLPEISLPQISFPAFPKVNPEDLIDISLTIPEIKLPHIPTELMVPAFGKLYGEIKVNTPIYSLQSAADFQTAEESQYTASLTAHGSSSVIGGLDCNLDSSARVSFPDMNQIVVAETLKFTSSILAVDHEATVSLPPQGTAKTTVKITTSPITAELVNNAVIDGLSLALDTTYHHQINIALVSYTSESHLSQKAAARLEGQTITLTIGHEGTTKFGLPDYSDEGTLKSDLHYTMDLSTAKLTYTGDINSATLKMKQVLNADAVVLSYLNFDARVEAESPIIKNSLLTASGKANLGDLKVEIKANHDTELAGALSGTLSNSIHALVMPLQVVLDFQNKGNAKASLAETLSAKLDLQNDYSVTLNYDHQHINTLALVKLNQYKIGYNVTVENNQAETGVYASVDAEANLDFLTVPISIPELAVPIIEFKTPAINEINLYEHTGLKHLLTSTEQTVDVDAKIVYKKPRSLVSEASIKSSIVNLNVNAEVSAEDDVVIRIGAISASVFEGLKAKIDGTSSLTTKRGVKLATTLSLENAHVQATHDSTLNLNTEELEASLSATTDAKVNLPILTAEANHLLTADTKEHPQAASTLKIKYTLDIPVIKAVGSGDAENSLKLEAGLYFLSVESSTKGHIDGTILDTGLVKGALDNTANAYLNENGLRSTLKSNGNAHISHGDLKVELDLDEDIALEAGLSRVYSTVKIDSNNEINVAALNTKGKHSAKATIDLSPLSSLAADVEVDLAQPSTLGELSIYDKTVLELTAGKQKAAINAKIVTPVYTTTAAAEVEAEIPNAKGAFKISATSPVEFLVYDLDSSIASAVESSALSLTGKAVLTHADLTVDIQNTLTAAMSDDGAFRHSINADIISPTFTDVNFRYSVRKDGASASISTPSTGFLGLQLQGRVPSQLYARLYSRYASAPESDVEILTIRAAAKDGDKLHLQAAYNLEAPKDIISGLEERVPAITSTLISFLEKYGIVSTLESVKNTLVTVVTEAYNTAKSHAPEMSQLSVLFRDVVVQYQKTVQILLDAAIKFLRETQIELPGMEKATLPEIVHKITINVGTVLEQLLQVITDNLYAYLTPVVDTISAIQVTMPSGEVLTGSQILDQVKAVLTKVVEMVKNLESLDHILEKVGQTLQEVVEKAQGFVDSLHSDILDIVSVNFNILYHNYLAVLKTVTEHVDSLLNVQEVNNTIKHALEFVRSVVDQILTRVAAILPHGVENVYLRVSDGKLEVELPFALHQ comes from the exons ATGGGGGACACAAAGCTCTGCCTCGTACTTCTCCTCAGTGCTGTCGCATTGGCCC tggccaagAGGTACAAGCCTTTGCACAAGTATGAATTCCTGTATGAAGCCGAGTCCCTCAACTTCCTCAATGGAGCCGTCAACGGCCCCAAGGGAAGCTGCAAG GTTGAGATTGATGTTCCCGGCCCCTGCCAATACATCGTCCGCACCACTGAGTGCACGCTCAGCGAGGTTGCTGACTTCGATGCAGCTGGCGAGCCCGTCTTTGCCCCCGCAGCCACTACTGATGCCTTCAAGGCTGCCATGGAGAA GAACCCTCTGAAGGTCACTGTTGAAGGGGACAACATCATCAAGCTGTTCCCTGAAGACGATGAGCCTGTCAACATCCTCAACATCAAGAGGGGAATGATCTCTGGCTTTGCTGTGCCTgttctggaggaggagaggaacaagaGGATG CCCACCATCTATGGATTGTGCAAGACTGACTACACCGTGAACGCTAGAGAGGACATCGCCACAGACGTCACCCTCACCCGTGACCTGTCCAGGTGTGACCACTTCCATCCAGTCAGTGACTACACCAGCCCCCTGGCCCTCATCACTGGCATG CACTACCCTCTTGCCCAGCTGATCAAGAGCACACAGACCTGCAACTACAAGTTTGACAACGCAGAGCACCACCCAGTGTTCGGTGAATGCCTTGAGAACCACATCCTGGTGCCTTTCTCCCACAA GGGGAAACATGGAGTTACCAACGTGAGCAAGCAGAAGGCCACCCTCTTGGCAGTCTCTGAGTACAGCGACAGTGTCTTTGAACCTG TTCTGGCCAATGAGCAGACCCTGACCCCACACGCCAGTGTGGACAAGAGCCCAATTCAGGACAAAGATGCCGCTCTCGCTCTCCTGAGGGAACTGGCTGGCCTTTCCAAGACCGACGACGGACAAAAGAGAGCCCATCTGGCCCACAGGATCGTGAGCATGGTCCGCAAGATGTCCGCTGAGACCCTGGCCGCTGGCGTGCCCGAGGCCCTGGAAATCTCTCGCTCCCTGACCTACCAGGCTCTGTTCCAGTGCGGCACCCCCGAGTGCAGCAGTGCCATCATGCAGATCCTCAGGACCTTCGACAGCTCTTCTATGGAGATTGACGCCACAGTCTACGCCATGGGTCTGATGCCCAACCCCACTCGCCAGCTCGTCCATGACATGCTGGAAATGGCCAAGTTCAAGCAGAGCAAACCCATCTTCTATGGTGCCAGCAATGCTGTCAAGAA ACTGTACCAGGCTGAGGGCAAGGTCACTCCTGAGATTGAGGCTGTTGCCAACTTTGCCTTGGAGCAGATTGGAGACTGCACTGGTGACCAGGAGCACATTTTCATGTCcctgaag GTTATTGGTAACATGGCCGCTGCTATGGGAGCTGCCAGCCCTGCCCTCAAATCTGCTGTTGTCCAGTGTGTCAACCAGCCCGCTGCTTCCCCAGAGGTTCAGCTTGCTGCCATCCAGGCCTACAGACAGACCGCTCTGCCTGAGGAG GGCAGAGAGGTGCTCATGCAGGTCCTTTTGGACGGTGCTGCCCCACTGCAGAAGCGTGTTGCCGCCTACCTGGTGCTGATGAAGGACCCTCAGCCCTCTGAACTCTCTCAGCTGGCTGCTGCCCTGCCAATTGAGGAGAACCAACAGGCCAAGAGCTTTGTCATCTCTCATGTCACCAACATCCTGAGCTCCACTGCACCTGAGACCCAGGA GCTGAGGCAGAAGATTCTTGATGCTCTTCAGGGCAATGAGGTTGGAACTGTCATGGACCCAACCAAATTCTCCCGCAACTACAAGGTCGGATCCCTGGAGGGAAACATGATCTTCGATGGAGCTAGCTACTTGCCCAAGGAAGTTGTGCTGGATATGGCCCTGAATGCCTTTGGCTATGATGTGGACATGATTGAG GTTGGCATGGAAGGCAAGGGACTTGAGCCAACTGTTGAGGCCCTGTTTGGTGCCAATGGATTCTTCCCTGACACTGTGATGAAGACCATCTACTATGCTGCTGATAGGATGCCTGGCCATTTCAGCCAGACTCTGAAGAACATCCTTCCTTCCCTGAGGAACGATAGGAAGAAGAGACAG TCTTCCCAGAATCTCCTGAGAGAGCTTAGCCGCAATGTCAACAAACTGTTCAGAGACCTGAAGGCTCAGGATGCCCCTGAGGCCATGGTCTACCTGAGACTGCTGGGAATGGAACTTGGCTACCTCAAGACCAAGGACATGGAAGAGATGGCCTACTCCGCTGCAATGATGATTGACAACCTCCTGAAGATGTTCCCCACTGAT TTCATCAAGGGACTGCTGACCAGTGCTGACAATGAGCTGTTTGCCCACTACATCTTCATGGACAATGAGTTCTACCTGCCAACCGGCCCTGGTGTTCCTCTGAGGGTTGCCCTGTCTGGTACCTTCACCCCTGGAATCAAGGGAGGAGTGCACCTTTCTTCTGACATG AGTGAGGTAGCCTTCATGCCATCCGCTGGCATTGAGTTTGTGACTGAGGTTGGAGCCCACTTCCCTGACTTTGTTCAGTCTGGTCTGGAGATGCACACCAACATCTACCACGAAAGTGGCCTGAAAGCTAAGGTCTCTGTgtccaacaacaacatcaagctGACCATCCCTGCCCCTCAGGGCCCAGCCAAGCTCGTCAGCCTCAC CAATTCCCTGGTGTCTGTGCATGGTGCTGAGATCAAGACCATCCCAACCACAGGAGAGAGAGTTGATGTGACAGAGTGCACACCAGTCTTCGCTGGCGTGAAATACTGCACAGCTCTGCAATACTCTGATGCCATGAACACCGATGAGTCTCCCTATTTCCCCTTCACTGGAGCCAGCAA GCTTGCCATTGAGCTGCATCCTACTGGTGAAGTCTCAGAATATGTTGCCAACATTGACCATTCCTATGAGGACAAGACTGACAAAgtgactttgactctgaagGCTGAAG GAGCAGCAGCTGAGGCCACAGCAACTGTGAAGTTCAACAGGCAGCAGTACACCGTTGAGGCTGATCTGCAGATCCCTGATTATGACTTGGAGGTTGGACTCAGGCTTGGCTCTGTTGACCCCAACACCAAGGGCAAGGCCACACACTCTGTCCAAATTGACCTCGTCAACAAGAACATTCCTCAGGCCTCTCTGGTTGCCCTGGCCAA AATTGAGGGAATGAAGGACGCCACTTTGGACCTTCAGCTCCTTGTGCCTGTACTGAAGGCTGATGCCAAGGTCTCTGCACACCTCCACCGTGCTGAGGGCCTGACCCTGGAACTGGAAACTGATGTTAAGCTGCCAGAGACTTCCTCTGCCCAGAAGATTGTTCTGAAATACG ATGCTGACAAACTGGAAGCTGAGATTAAGTCTGATGTGAGCTCTGAGATCCAGAACATCATCCCCCACATTGATGAAGTCAAGGCCTCTGTGAATGGTCTTCTTGCAGCCCAGATTGGTCAGTCTGGCATGACCTTCGGCGATGTCCTCGCTAAATCTGTTGAG ACTACCAATGCCTATCTGGAGAAGCTGGAGGCTGAGCTTCCTTATGTGCAGAACGTGAggcttccctctcttcctgagcTTTCTCTGCCCGAGAGGCTGTACCTGAATGC TGAGGCTGATGCCAAATACCACTTTGGCAAGCACTACTACACCATTGCCATTCCTCTGCCTCTTGGAGGAAAATCCTCTGGAGACCTGAACTTCCCTGCTGCTCTCACCACTCCTCACCTGACTGTGCCACAGCTGGGTCTGGAGGTTGCCTCCATTGACATTCCTCTCCCCGAGGTCTTCGTTCCAGAGCACGTGTCAGTGTCTGTACCTGTCCTCGGAAAGGCTGAAGTGTCCGCCAAGGTTCACAGCAACTTGTACAACCTGGAGGCCGATGTTTCTGCTGGTAGAGATCCAGTTGACCACCCCAGCTATTCTGCTAATGTGGCGGTTACTGGTAGCTGCCCTGTAGATATCTTCTGCTTCAAGGCTGAAG CATCTGCGCTGCTTGCTGGCACACCTGATGATTCCCTCAAGGCTGAAGTGAAGACACATGTGCACCACAAGCTCATTGATGCCAGCGTTAGTGTTGTGGAGGTAGCAACTATTGCTGACAAGTTCAACCTGAAATCCAACAGCAAGATTGAAGCAACCAGCCCTCTTGGTGTCCAGGTGTCTCTGGAGTATCACGGTGATGCTGGTCTGAACACAGAAGAGATCTCTGGAAATGGAAACCTGGCAGCATCTCTCAGGGCTGGCCCTGTTTATGGTGATGCCTCCATCTCCCAGACGATCGAATTCTTCCCATTCAAGCCAGAGGCCAAGATTGATTCCTCACTGAAGATCGATTCCACCCTTGCCAAGGCCCAGAACACATTTGTTGCTGTCTTTGCCAATGGTGAGCTGTCTGCCACATCCAACACAGCTGCATTTGATGACACCCTGCTGCACCATGCTGAAGTGACCATCAAGGATTCCACACTGGCTGTGAAGTCTGATACCAAGGCAGATGCCCTCGGCCTGAAGATTCAGAATGTGGCTGAAGCCTCTGCAGGTGCTGGAGTTGTTAACATCAAGATGGAAACAAGTGCTGACCACGCAGAAGACCGCATCCATTCCCTTGTGACTGCCGTCCTGGATGTCAACGGACTGGCTGTGAACAGTGATGCTGATGTTAAGCTTGCCGACAACACTGCCACTCACAAAGCATCTTTGACACTGAACAAGGATGGCCTGAACACCAATGGAGCCACATCTCTGCAGAGCCCTCTGAAGCTGGAGAACACCTTCAGCGGTACCGTGGATGCATCCAAGGTTGACCTCAACATTGACATCAAGGGTGAATTTGCTGACATGAAGGTTGCAAATGCCATGTCTCTGACTGGAACCCCTGCTTCTATTGCTTTCAAAACCAATGCGGAAGCATTTGTCATTGAGGGAACCTCTTACACCCATTCCATTGTCCTGGATGTGCACGACTACACTGCATCTTTGAACATCAACAATGACCTGAAGGTCCTGCATGCCAACCTGGAGAATCATGCTGAGCTTAAGGCAGAGGCCTACAAGGCTGACCTGACCGGAAGCCTGAAGGCAGCCTATGGTGAACAGGAGCTCAAGCACACTTATGAAGTCAAGTATGCTGACCTGACTGCCAATGCCAAGTGCAGCACAACTGGTATGCTTCTGGGCTCTCACCTCAGCCAGAACACCGAGGTATTTGTTCCTGGACTTGCTATTAAAATCACCAATGATGCCCGCTTGAACTCTCCAGTTCTCCGTTTTGATACCACCACCCGTGCCACAGCTGTCCCCTTCAGCTTCAACCTTGATGCTATTGCCAATGCTGACGCTGACCTGACCATGCATGGAAAGCACACTGCTCAAGTTTACACCAAGTTCCTCATGAAGGCAGAGCCACTGGCATTCGCACACTCTCATGAATGCAGAGTCTCTACCTCTCAAAACCTTGACAATGGTGTTTCCATTGAGACTGTGCTTGACAACAAGATTGAAACCCTCCTGACTCCCTCCGACCAGAAGGCTCATGTGACACTGAAGACCAAATTCAACAACCATGCTGTCAATGAGGAGGTCAGTGTTTACAACAACCCAGAGAGGCTTGGACTGGAAGTGTCAGGAGCCATCCTGACCAGTCTGCTCAACACAGCTGACAGTGAGAACCAAGAGTTTGCTGTTTCTGGATTCCTGAAGTACGACAAGAGCACTTCTAGCCACGTCATCCACCTGCCTTTTGTTGAGAGTGTACCAGCTCTCCTTGAAGATCTGAAAATTACCATTGTGAGCATTGCAGAGGCCCTGCAGACTATCATCACCAGAGAGGACCTTGTTAACAAGTTGGAGAGTATTCCCCAGCACATCAGCGACTTTGTGAAGGAACTGAATGTGGAGGGAAGAGCAATCCAGCTCAAACAGGACCTGCTGTCCCTTTCCAGAGAGTATGCCATCACCCTTGAAGACCTGGAGGCTACTTTGATGAACCTGAGGGCTGCACTTGAGAAGCTTCTGACTGATCTGGCTGCCCGTATCAACGATACCGTGAGAGTGACCAAAGAGCTGATTACCAGTGGAGCACTGTCTGAAGCTGTTGTCAAGAGGCTGACTGAGCAGCTCAATGCACTGAATGAGGAATATGACTTCAATGCCATGCTTGTTGCAGTTATTGAGCTTGTTGAAGATCTGATTAAGCAGATTGATTTGATGAAACTGAAGGACAGCAGCATTGCTCTCTTGCACGACCTGGATTCCCAATATGCCATCAAAGCCAAACTTGAGGAAAGAGTGAGTGAACTGAAACAAATGATTTCCAGCTTCAGCTTGGCTCAGTTTGCTGAGGATCTGAAAAGCCTGGTTCTCTCCATTGACATTGAAGGTCTGACCAATCAGCTTGTGGCTCAAATTCCAACAGAACAAATTAACAAGATTGTAGACACAGTGAAATCTCTGGTGACAGAATTGGACATCATTGGTAAGCTGAATGCAGTCTATGCTAATGTGAAAACTGCACTTGTTAAATATGAACTTGACAAGAGAATTGAAGCCATCCTGGAGAAGGTTGTTGAGCTCATCCAGAAATTCAAAATCGATGAGACCATACAGGTTGTTGCTGACACTTTGAAGGCCATCCACATCCCTGTTGCACTGGAAGATGCTATCAACTACCTGAAGGCCACAGAGATCAAGCAGGCTATTGAGCACTTGAATGAATACCTTGATGCTTTTGTGCAAAGTGTTAAGTCATTTGACTACAATGCCTTTGTAGATCATGCAAATGAGAAAATTGCTGCTTACACTGGCGAGCTGAACACACTCATTGCTTCTCTTGAGATTCCACAGAAGGTTGAGGCAGCCAGGGAATTTGTCAACTATGCTCTGTCCACATTGAGTGGCCTCCTGGAAGAACTCAGAGGCATCAAGGCAGCTGATGTAGTCAAATCTGTAAAGGACATCATTGATACCGTGGCTCTGAATGACATCAGGGCACTGGTGGCCAAACTCCCAGAGGTTGACCTCAGAGCTGAAATTGAGCATTACCTGCAAGTAGTGAGCAGTGTGTACACCAAGGTCATGGACATTGTCATTGAAACCTTCGGTGGAGTTGTTGATGCAATCCAGACATTGGCTGCTGATCAGGCCATTATTGGCCAACTTAAGCAGGTCGTTGAAGGAGTCGCAACTGGACTGAAGGCCAGCCTGGCTCACCTTCAAGACATTCTCCCAACACAGATTGATCTGCCCGAGTTCACCATTCTGGGCTTCCATACTGTGCCAGCCATGACCATCACTTATGATGATATCAAGCAGAAGGTTATACAGCTCATTGACTTCATTGTCAACTATGAAATCACCTTCGTGGATGTGGATGCTTTCTTTGGAGAGCTCTCCATGAACTACCTGCCTGATCTGTCTGCTATTTCACTGCCAGAGATCAGCCTTCCACAGATCTCTTTCCCTGCCTTCCCCAAGGTCAATCCCGAGGATCTGATTGACATTTCTTTGACCATCCCTGAGATTAAGCTCCCTCACATTCCCACTGAGCTGATGGTGCCAGCTTTTGGAAAGCTCTATGGTGAAATCAAAGTGAACACTCCCATCTACAGCCTCCAATCTGCTGCTGATTTCCAAACTGCTGAAGAAAGCCAGTACACAGCCTCTCTGACTGCCCACGGATCTTCCTCCGTTATTGGCGGACTGGATTGCAACCTGGATTCCAGTGCTAGAGTGAGCTTCCCAGATATGAACCAGATCGTTGTCGCAGAAACCCTGAAGTTCACTTCTTCAATCCTTGCTGTTGACCATGAGGCAACAGTGAGCCTCCCACCCCAGGGCACTGCAAAGACCACGGTGAAGATAACCACATCTCCCATCACAGCTGAGTTGGTCAACAATGCAGTTATTGATGGTTTGTCTTTGGCTCTCGACACAACCTACCACCACCAGATCAACATTGCCCTGGTCTCATACACCAGTGAAAGCCATCTGTCTCAAAAGGCAGCTGCTCGTCTGGAAGGTCAGACCATCACCCTGACCATTGGACATGAGGGAACTACCAAGTTTGGCCTGCCTGACTACTCTGATGAGGGAACACTCAAGAGTGACCTGCACTATACCATGGACCTCAGCACTGCCAAGTTGACATACACTGGTGACATCAATAGTGCCACTCTCAAGATGAAGCAGGTGTTGAATGCTGATGCTGTTGTCCTCAGCTACCTGAACTTTGATGCCCGTGTTGAAGCCGAGTCTCCAATCATCAAGAACAGCCTGCTCACCGCCTCTGGAAAGGCTAACCTGGGTGACTTGAAGGTTGAAATCAAGGCCAATCATGACACAGAACTTGCTGGTGCTCTCAGTGGAACCCTGTCCAACTCCATCCATGCTTTGGTTATGCCCCTTCAGGTTGTGCTTGACTTCCAGAACAAGGGTAATGCCAAGGCCAGCCTGGCCGAGACACTATCAGCTAAACTTGATCTCCAGAATGACTACTCTGTCACCCTGAATTATGATCATCAGCACATTAACACCCTGGCCCTTGTCAAGCTTAACCAGTACAAGATTGGTTACAACGTAACTGTTGAAAACAACCAGGCAGAAACTGGAGTCTATGCTTCTGTTGATGCTGAAGCTAACCTTGACTTCTTGACTGTGCCTATTAGCATTCCTGAGCTTGCTGTCCCAATCATTGAATTCAAGACTCCAGCCATCAATGAGATCAATCTGTATGAGCACACTGGTCTGAAGCACCTGCTGACTTCCACCGAGCAGACAGTTGATGTGGATGCCAAGATTGTGTACAAGAAGCCAAGAAGCCTGGTCTCTGAAGCCTCTATCAAGTCCTCCATCGTCAACCTGAATGTCAATGCTGAGGTGTCTGCTGAGGATGACGTTGTTATCCGCATCGGTGCCATCTCTGCATCTGTCTTTGAGGGTCTGAAGGCCAAGATTGACGGTACCAGCAGCCTTACCACCAAGAGAGGTGTGAAACTGGCCACAACCCTTTCCCTGGAGAATGCTCACGTTCAGGCTACCCATGACAGTACTCTGAACCTGAACACTGAAGAGCTGGAAGCTTCCCTTTCTGCTACAACTGATGCAAAGGTGAATCTGCCCATCCTCACTGCTGAGGCCAACCACCTCCTGACAGCTGACACAAAGGAACATCCCCAAGCAGCCTCTACTCTCAAGATCAAGTATACCTTGGACATCCCAGTCATCAAGGCTGTTGGTTCTGGAGATGCTGAGAACAGCCTGAAACTTGAGGCTGGTCTCTACTTCCTGTCTGTGGAATCATCCACAAAGGGGCACATTGATGGAACCATCCTGGATACTGGTCTTGTAAAGGGAGCCCTGGACAACACCGCTAATGCCTACCTGAACGAGAATGGTCTTCGCTCAACTCTGAAGAGCAATGGCAATGCACACATCAGCCATGGAGACCTGAAGGTTGAGCTTGATTTGGATGAAGACATTGCTCTTGAAGCAGGCCTGAGCCGCGTGTATTCCACTGTGAAAATTGACTCCAACAACGAAATCAATGTGGCTGCCCTGAACACCAAGGGAAAGCACTCTGCCAAGGCCACCATTGACCTCTCTCCCCTGAGCTCTCTGGCTGCTGATGTGGAAGTTGATCTTGCTCAGCCAAGCACCCTGGGTGAACTCAGCATCTATGACAAGACTGTTCTTGAACTGACCGCTGGAAAACAGAAGGCTGCCATCAATGCCAAGATTGTCACCCCTGTGTACACCACCACTGCTGCGGCTGAAGTAGAGGCTGAAATCCCTAATGCCAAGGGAGCCTTCAAAATCTCTGCAACATCCCCAGTTGAGTTCCTGGTCTACGACCTCGATA GCTCCATTGCATCTGCTGTGGAGAGCTCTGCTCTGAGTCTGACTGGCAAAGCTGTCCTCACACATGCTGACCTGACTGTTGACATTCAGAATACTCTTACCGCAGCCATGTCTGATGATGG TGCCTTCCGCCACTCCATCAATGCGGACATCATCAGCCCCACCTTCACTGATGTGAACTTCCGCTATTCAGTCCGCAAGGATGGTGCCAGTGCTTCCATTTCTACTCCATCCACTGGCTTCCTCGGACTTCAGCTCCAAGGCAGGGTCCCATCCCAGCTGTATGCTAGACTGTACAGTCGCTATGCT TCTGCCCCTGAGAGTGATGTGGAGATTCTGACCATCAGAGCTGCTGCCAAGGATGGAGACAAGCTGCACCTGCAGGCTGCCTACAACCTGGAAGCCCCCAAGGACATCATTTCTGGTCTGGAGGAAAGAGTTCCTGCCATCACCTCAACCCTGATCAGCTTCTTGGAGAAGTACGGCATCGTCAGCACTCTTGAGAGCGTGAAGAACACACTGGTGACCGTAGTCACTGAGGCCTACAACACTGCCAAGAGCCACGCCCCCGAGATGAGCCAGCTGTCTGTCCTCTTCAGGGATGTCGTTGTTCAGTACCAGAAGACCGTTCAGATCCTGCTTGATGCCGCCATCAAGTTCCTGAGGGAGACCCAGATCGAGCTTCCAGGAATGGAGAAGGCAACTCTCCCTGAGATTGTGCATAAGATCACAATCAACGTTGGCACAGTACTTGAGCAGCTTCTGCAGGTGATCACTGATAACCTGTATGCCTACCTCACACCAGTTGTTGACACCATCAGCGCAATCCAGGTGACCATGCCCTCTGGTGAGGTCCTGACTGGAAGCCAGATTCTGGACCAGGTGAAGGCCGTCTTGACAAAGGTTGTGGAGATGGTGAAGAATCTGGAGAGCCTTGACCATATCCTGGAGAAGGTGGGACAGACCCTCCAAGAAGTTGTTGAGAAGGCCCAGGGCTTTGTTGACAGCTTGCACTCTGACATCCTGGACATCGTCTCTGTGAACTTCAACATCCTCTACCACAACTATCTTGCTGTGCTGAAGACCGTGACAGAGCATGTCGACTCCCTGCTGAATGTGCAGGAGGTTAACAACACCATCAAGCACGCTCTGGAGTTCGTCAGGTCTGTGGTGGATCAGATCCTCACCCGTGTCGCTGCCATCCTGCCCCACGGTGTGGAAAATGTTTACCTGAGAGTAAGCGATGGAAAGCTGGAGGTTGAGCTTCCATTTGCTCTCCACCAGTAA